One segment of Tenrec ecaudatus isolate mTenEca1 chromosome 1, mTenEca1.hap1, whole genome shotgun sequence DNA contains the following:
- the LOC142437130 gene encoding olfactory receptor 6K3-like, translating to MDNGSVSIVTEFVFVGFPQLHEGGLLYFFPLLFIYIFIVTGNLMIFFAVRVDTRLHNPMYNFISLFSFLEIWYSTATIPKMLSNLISEQKTISFIGCLLQMYFFHSLGNTEGVLLTVMAIDRYVAICRPLHYPTIMTSMLCLQLSSGSCIFGFIILLPEIVWISTLPFCGPNQIHQIFCDFTPLLNLTCTDASVILVQDVIHALAIIITALIISLSYIRIIIVILGIPSAEGRKKAFSTCAAHIAVFLLFFGSVSLMYLRFSATYTPFWDTAIALMFSVLAPFFNPIIYSLRNKDMKEAIKKLLCSQKVFNFSEK from the coding sequence ATGGATAATGGAAGTGTATCCATTGTGACTGAATTTGTCTTCGTGGGGTTCCCCCAGCTCCATGAGGGTGGTCTCCTGTACTTCTTTCCGTTACTCTTCATTTACATCTTTATTGTTACTGGGAACCTCATGATTTTCTTTGCTGTGAGAGTGGATACGCGTCTCCACAATCCCATGTACAATTTCATCAGCCTCTTCTCATTCCTTGAGATTTGGTACAGCACAGCCACCATTCCTAAGATGCTCTCCAATCTCATCAGCGAGCAAAAGACTATCTCCTTCATTGGTTGCCTCTTGCAGATGTACTTCTTTCATTCACTTGGAAACACTGAGGGAGTCTTGCTGACTGTCATGGCCATTGACAGGTATGTAGCCATCTGCAGACCACTTCACTACCCAACAATCATGACCTCCATGTTATGCCTTCAGCTCTCTTCAGGCTCCTGTATCTTTGGTTTTATCATCCTTCTACCTGAGATTGTGTGGATTTCAACTTTACCCTTCTGTGGTCCCAATCAAATCCATCAGATCTTCTGTGATTTCACCCCCTTGTTGAATTTAACCTGTACAGATGCCTCTGTGATTCTGGTGCAAGATGTGATTCATGCTCTTGCCATTATAATAACAGCTCTGATTATCTCTCTTTCTTATATCAGAATTATCATTGTGATCTTAGGCATCCCTTCAGCTGAGGGTCGCAAGaaagccttttccacctgtgCTGCCCATATTGCTGTCTTCCTGCTGTTTTTTGGCAGTGTGAGCCTCATGTATCTCAGATTTTCTGCTACTTACACACCCTTCTGGGACACTGCTATTGCTCTGATGTTCTCCGTACTTGCTCCCTTTTTCAATCCCATTATATATAGCCTGAGGAATAAGGATATGAAAGAGGCGATTAAGAAGCTCCTTTGTTCTCAAAAGGtgtttaatttttctgaaaagtaA